The Kiritimatiellia bacterium DNA window TGCTCCATGCAAAACCGACCCGTTACAAAGCAACCATGGTCGGCATTCCGTATGACGATGTGACATCCTGGCGGGCGATCTATCCGCGCGCAATTTTTGAAAAGCAGTTTGAAAAATTATGCGTCGGATGGGAAAAAGGGTTCCGCCGGCTGCGGAAAGCCCTGACATTGCCGGGGGCGCGGCGCAAGCAAGAACTTGAGGAATTACTGCGAATCACCACGGCGGTCTACTGTCACTTCCGGACCGTCTGCCTGCAGACTGCCTTCGTCCGTTTGCGCGGCCGCGCCGGCCGGAAAATATCGGCAATCATTGCCGAGGAAATGGAGCTGGCAAAAACCCTGCATGGCGTCATGACCGCGGACTCGCGGATCGGGTTTGAAGCCAGTAATCATTACTATTACACGGCCAATTCTCTCATGGAAAAAGTCCTGAATTGCGCATATTTGCAGGAAGCATATGCGCGGAAAAACAAAAAACAAGAAAACGAGAGGCAGTAAAATGGCCTATCTGGATAAAAAAGAAAGCAATGTCCGCGCCGCCAACCTCCGCAAAATCATGAAAGCAAAAGCCCTTGACGCGGTCCTCGTTTATTACGACGAATTCAACATCGGCAACGGCTGGTATCTGACGGGATGGTGTCCGCAGTTTGAATGCGGCGCGGTCCTGGTGCCGGCCAGGGGCGCGCCGTTAATTCTGGGCGGACCGGAAAGCGAGCCTTTCGCCAAGCTGGACAGCGCCATTACCGATACCAGGAATTTCCCGGTCTTCATGGTGCCCGACGAGGAATATCCCAATGCCGTCATCACGGATTTCAAGGCGCTTTTCAATGAAATGAAAAAGCGCCTGGGCAGGTTAAAGAAAATCGGCCTGGTGGGCGGCGGGCGGATGCCGGCCGACTGTTCCCGTCAGATTGCGGCCGGATTTAAAAGCGTCCGGCTGGTTGACATAACGGAAGCTTTTGTACGTTTGCGCTATATTAAATCGCCATGGGAAAGATCGCAAATCCGCGCGGCTTTTAAGCTGGCCGACTGTGCATATGCGGCCATGAAAAAGACGGTCGCGCCCGGAGTGTCTGAAATTGAGGTGGCGGCCGCCGGTGAGTATGCCGTCCGCCGCCGCGGCGCGAGCGGTTTTGGATTCACCGCGATTGTGGGAAGCGGCCGGCGCTCCAACGCCGTTGTGCCCACCGCCAGCTCAAAAAAAATGACAAACGGAGAACTGGTCATGATCGGCATTGCGCCGAAAGTGCGGGGATACGCGGGTGTGGTTGGCGACGTGCTGGCGGTCAACGGGAAATACACTGCCCGGCAGAAGGAGTGCGTAAAACATCTGAAAGAAGCCTTTTGTCTTACAAGGGAGGCTTTGGCGGCCGGCAGGCCCGGCTGTGAGATTGACGCGCCGGCCCGGGCCTATTTCACGAAAGTCGGCCTGTCAAAATATCTTGTCTGCCCGTTCGTGCATACCATCGGTCTGCACGAGGCGGAATCGCCGTTCTTCGGCCCCAACAGCAAGGACGTGCTCAAGCCCGGCATGACGGTCTGTGTTGACGTAAGCTTCTTCGGGCATCCGGAATTTAACGGGGTCCGGATTGAAACGGGCTATGAAATTTCCAATAAAGGCATTATTCCTTTGAGTCCGTCAATGGACACGCATTTTACCGTCTGAACGGGATGGTTTTTTGCTTGTTTTTTTCCGGGATTGTAATAGTATTCACTTTATTTCATTCCCATAACAATCGGGGGAGAAAGGAGGAAGACGGGCATTAAATTTGCGCAATTTTCCGCATTTTCGGCAGAACGATAAACTTTAAGCAGTTATAAATCTAAAAGGAGAAATATATGAGTTGGAAAATGTTGTTGATGGTAGCCGTTGTTGCCGCGTTTTCGGCCGTGTCGTTTAACGCCGTTGCCAATGAAAAAGATGCCTGTGACAAGCAGTTGACGGCGACCCATGAAATGACCCTGACCGGGAAAATCATCCTGCAGGAAGACGCAAAGGGCGATATCAAGGCCACGGATAAAGTGGAAAAGACCAAGGAAGTCATTGACATCAAGGGGTTTGAGAAAATCACCATAAAATATGCCCTGGTTGAAGCCGATGGATCCGAAATAGCCCTGCCGATTCCCAAGGCCCGGCCCGGCGAGAAGGCCATTGATTTGGCGGCGCTTGTGGGCAAAAACGTAAAACTTGTCGCCAAGGGCAAAATCAAGGACGGCAAGAAATGCATCGCAAAAATCCTGAGCGTTGAGGAAGAAGCGGCTTCGCCGGAAACGCCGGCCTCGGCCGAGACACCGGCTGAAGTTCCGGCCGCCCCTGCCGCGGAATAACATCCGCCGGAAAAGTTGTTTTAAAAAAAAGAAGGAAGCGCCTGCATGCGTTTCCTTCTTTTTTTTATTGCGCCGCGGAAAACCGGTTATGCTTGATTTTTATGTATTACTTGTTAAAATTTATGCAAACTGAAAGGGGTTAATCGGAAAAAGTGAGCAAAACTTTTTTACCGGGTATTTTCCTTGTCATGCAATTGTTTTTTAACGCGGATTATGCCGCCTCTCAAAACCGGCAGAGTGCGGACACCGGCGATTGGCCGGAAGAAAGGGAGGCGATGGTCAGGACTTTGCGCGCCCACGGCATGCGGGACGAACGCGTGCTCGCGGCCATGGCCAAAGTGCGGCGCCACATGTTCATCCCGGAAAATTACCGCCGCCGGAGCGACGCCTACGGCGATTACCCATGCCCCATCGGTTATGACCAGACCATTTCCCAGCCGTATATTGTCGCGTACATGACCGAAAAAATCAAACCCGAGCCGGGCGAAAAAATCCTGGAAATCGGCGCCGGATCGGGGTACCAGGCCGCCGTTCTGGCGGAGTGCGGCGCCGAAGTCTACAGCATGGAAATCGTGCCCGCACTGGCGCGCCACGCGCAGGCGGCATTGAAGAAGGAAGGCTATAACAAAGTCCATGTTCTGGCCGGAGACGGATATAAGGGCTGGCCCGAACACGCGCCTTTTAACGCCATCATCGTTACATGCGCCCCGGAAGATATTCCCGGGGCGCTGGTTGACCAGTTGAAAGACAGAGGCCGGATGATCCTACCGCTGGGAAGCGCGTTCCAGCGCCTGGTCATCCTGCGGAAAAAGGACGGCAAAATTTTCAAGGAGGAAGATATTCCGGTCAGGTTCGTGCCGATGGTCAAACATTAGTTGCTTAAATTTCTCTATGAACTCCGTGGTCTCTGCGAGAAACATCTTTCTTTTATTTGGGTTGCGGGCATACCCGCTTTAGACAAAGAGGGTGGGCTTACCTTCCGGCCGCTATCTTCTCGTGATTGCCGCCGCATAACCTCCGTCCGTGCCGCTGTCCGGCGGAAAAAAACTGCGCTCGCCGGCCAGGCGGAAATCAGGATGCTTCGCCAGCCATTTCGTTATTTGCCCCCGGTTTTCTTCCGGCTCCAGGCTGCAGGTGCTGTAGACCAGAGTTCCGCCGGGCTTGAGGAGCGGCGCGAGCCGGTCAAGCATTTTTGTCTGGGTTTTTACAATCAAATTCAGCCCGTTCAGACTGAAACGCCAGCGGACATCCGGCTTGCGGCGGATGACGCCGGTGTTTGAACAGGGAACATCGGCCAGGATGCGGTCGTATTTCCGGTTGTCAGCGGGCATGGGGCCGAGAATATTTTGTTTTTTGATTGCCGCAAAATCAGATATTTGCAACCGCTGAAAATTGGTTTTCATTATCAGGATACGGTCTTCGCTGACGTCAAACGCCTGTAATTTTCCGGAAAAACGCATTTTTTCGGCGATCAGAAACGTCTTGCCGCCCGGCGCGGCGCAGGAATCCAGTATGTTTTCATCCGGCCGGGGGGCCAGCAGGTCAATGGCGTTGGCGGCAAAGGGGGCTATCACCAGGAACATGCCTTCGGCGTAACCCGGCAAATCTTCTATCCGCAGGCCGCGGGGCAGGAGAAAATAACCGTCAAAATTTGCGGACGGCAAAACGCCGCGCCGCTTCAGTTGCGCGGCAAAAGAGCGGACAAGGCCGGGGGACCGCAAAAGGTTGATTTTTATGAAAACATCCGGCCGCGTGTTGTTCCATGCGCAGAGCCGCAGGGTTGCCTTCGCGCCGCGGGCTTTTGTCCAGCGTTTCAACAAAAGATCGGGATGGGAATGCCTGATGCCGGGCGGCAGTTTGTTTGCCGCCTTCGCGATGGAATCCCTTTCGGCGGCGCAGCGCCGCAGAACGGCGTTGACAAAGTCGGTTTGTTTTTTGGAAAAATCGCTTTTTGTCAGCTTCACCGTTTCGTTGACCGCGGCGTAATCGGCCTCATTTTGCATTATCAGTATCTGGTACAACCCTGTCAGCAGGATGGATTTCAAAGAGGGTGGGGGCATACTTTTGACGTGTTGCCGGATAACCCATTCCAGGAAACGTTTCCAGCGAACGACCCCCTGGACGACTTCGGTCACAAAAGCGCCGGACGGGGGGGCGGAATTCAGGATGCGATTCGGAAAATCGCCCGTGGCCAGCCAGCGGGCGATGATTTGCGCGGCAACAGCACGCGAAGAAAGATTTCTCACCCGCTCGCTCTTCTCGCTAGAATTCACAGAGATCGCAGAGGCGGATGCTGTTTTTGTTTTTTTCTTGTTCTCCGTGAATTCTGTGCGCTCTGTGAGAAATCCCCTCTTCATTTCAAATTCTCTCAGGCGTGTCAATTCCCAGAAGCTGGAGCCCCTGCTTCAAAACCCCGGCGATGATGCTCCCCAGGCGGACGCGGCTTTCGCGAATACCGTCGGCGGCCTTCAGGAAAGGAACATTCTGATAAAAAAGGTTATACTCGGAAGCCAATTGGTAAAGATAATCGGCCAGGACGTTCGGCTTGTAAAGTTGCGCCGCGAGCGGGACAATTTCCGCAAAGCGGGCCAGGATGAGCGCCAAGTTCCGTTCCTGGGGCTCTTTTAAAAGAATATCAAATGAATGAAAGTCTTTTTGCGGAAACGCGGCGAAATATTTGTTTTCCACGCTGCGGATACGGGCATAGGTATACTGCAGGTAAGGGGCAGAATTGCCGTTCAACGCCATGGCCTTGTCCCAGTTGAAAGTAACGACGCTTTGCGGATTCTGGCAGAGGTCGGCGTATTTGACCGCGCCGATGCCCACGGCGCGCGCAACTTCTTTCTGTTCTTCGGCCGGCATTTCCGGGTTGATTTCCCGGACCAGCTCAAAAGCGCGCGCTTCGGCTTCATCCAGCAATTTTTCCAATTTGATGACATTGCCCTCGCGGGTTGAAAAGGTTCCCTGCGGCAGGCGCATCAGGCCGAACCAGACATGCTCCAGGCCGGTTTTTATGCCCATCCGCCGGCAGACGGCGAAAAGCTGCTTGAAATGCAGTTGCTGCCTTTCGTCGGTTACATAAATGATTTTTTCCGGCTGAAATTCTTCGTTCCGGCTGAGCACGGTGGCGATATCGGTTGCCAGATAATTAAACGCCCCGTCGCTTTTCCGGACGATGGCGGGGGGCAGCTTGTTTTCATCCAGAAATGCGACCAGCGCGCCTTCGCTTTCCCGGATTATGTTTTTTTCGGCGAGTGCAGATATCAGGGGGGGCAATTTTTTATGGTAAAAACTTTCGCCGCGGACAAAATCAAATTTTACATCGAGCCGCCGATAAATCTTGTCAAATTCCTCCATGGAAAATTTTACAAACTGTTCCCAGAGGGCGGTGTTTTCCCGGTCGCCGGCCTGCAACTTTACCAGTTCCCGGCGGCACTGCTCCATCCAGTCCTTATCCTGCGCGGTTTTTTCATAACTTTTGACGTAAACCCGCTCCAGTTCCTCAACCGGCGAGTTTTGCAGGGCATTTTGATTGAGGAAATTGCGGTATCCCATGATGATGATGCCGAACTGGGTGCCCCAATCGCCGAGGTGGTTGTCGGAAATGACCCGATAGCCCAGAAAACGGTGAATCCGGTCCAGCGCGTTGCCGATAACGGTTGAACGGATATGCCCGATGTGCATGGGTTTGGCCACATTGGGGCTGGAATAATCAATGATAACGACGCGGCCATGGCCGCTTTTTGGCACGCCGCGTTCCGGGTCGCGGCCGATTTCCTCCGCCCGCCGGGCAAGCCATTCATCGGAGAGAAAAATATTAATGAAGCCGGCGCCGGCCACTTCCATCTTAGCCACCCAGTCTTGCGGCACGGCTTTTTCAATTATTTGCGCGGCGACGGCACGCGGGGGCATTTTCAGGACCTTCGCCAAAGTCATGGCGGCGTTGCATTGATAATCGCCGAATTCCGGGCGGGTAGCGTGGGTAACGTGCAGCGGGACGGCTCCGTGATCAGCATCCGGGAAGGCCCTTTTGAAATTAAGGCGCATCCAGTCCGTCAATAACATGTTGGCCGGGACATTCATCTTCTCAATGCTTAGCGTCTTCATGCCGTATCTTTTCAAGGATCGCGGGTTCAGCCTGGTCGTAAATTTCGCGTATCTCCGGGGCATGGAAGTGGAAAACCCGGTCTTCAAACTTGGTCAGGGGCAGGCGGTCAAACAAGCGCTGTTTTGCGCTTTCAATATCCTTGCCGTAAATATGAAAAGAATCAACCTGCCAGTTCAGGCGTCCCAACTGCACTTCGCGTCCGGAACGGCGGCCCACCTCGGCGGCGATCACTTCCTTATTGAAAATGATGAAGCCGAACATATTCATAAAAGCGGCGCCCCATGCGTCGTTGCTCCGGAAACGGATATTGCAGTTCAGCCAGCGGCCTCCTTGCCGGTCTTCAACGATGCGGTACCAGAGCGACTGCAGGCAGGGCGGATCGTAGCATTCCAGGTCAATATTCGGCATCCAGGTGATCATCTGGGCCTGGCGGGTGAAAGGCTGGCTCACCAGTTTTTTTATCACGCCTTCAATCTGGTCCACGGAAAAATGGCCGGCCGGCGACGAACGGTTGTCGTGAATTTCGCGCCACTGCCCGTAATTTTTAAGGCGGCCGTGGTAGGTGTATTCCCAGCGCGTGTCGTCGGCGTCATTCATGTTTTTGACCCAGTGATCCTTGGCGCCCTGGACCTCCATGACGTATTCGCGTAAATCTTCAATCCCGCCCGGAAACGCCTTGTGAATCATCGGATCAGTCAACGGCTCCAGCACGGTGATGTTCATCGTGCAATCCAGGCTGGGCGGATCGCCCGGCTTGTCGTATTGGGTTTGGAACGGGATGCCGTGCATATGCAGCGCAATCAGCGCTTTTTCATAAGCTTCCGCCAAAGTTGCTTCGCTTACGTTCAAAACAGGTATATTTTGCATTTTTTCTCCTGAGCAAATTGCTGACAAGATGACGGCAAGCATAACAAACCGGCCGGCGATGGGAAACAAAAATCACCGCCAAGACCAGTCTCCCGCGCAGACTTGCTTTTACCGGCTGGAAGGAGTTTAATGCAGTTACTCCGGACACATCGTAAGGGTTCTGCTTTCCAGCGCGGCGGGGACGACAATTTGAAAATTACAGGCGTTATTATCGGCGGCATCATCATGGCGGTTCTGATTTCGCCGTTCGGCGGCCGTCTGCCGCCGTCATTAAGGTCGGGCGCGTTATTCTATCTGCCCGTGTTTCTGGCGGCGTGGCTGCTGCTGCCGGCCGTTTCACGGTCCGCAATTTTTTATGAGCGCCTGCCGAGGAGGATGTCCGCCTGGGCCGCAATCAGCCTTCTGACAATTGTTTTTGCGCTGACCGGGTTGTACTGGACCGCATCCGTCGGGGCGCATTCCGGCGATGAAGGCCATTATCTCATTTTGATTGAAAGTCTGCGCGCGGACGGCGACCTTGACATCCGCAACAACCTGGAAAATGAAATAGGGGAGGCGGCGGTTGCCGAGCTTGGCCGGTCCACTTTTCATATCAGTCCTTTTGCCC harbors:
- a CDS encoding Xaa-Pro peptidase family protein produces the protein MAYLDKKESNVRAANLRKIMKAKALDAVLVYYDEFNIGNGWYLTGWCPQFECGAVLVPARGAPLILGGPESEPFAKLDSAITDTRNFPVFMVPDEEYPNAVITDFKALFNEMKKRLGRLKKIGLVGGGRMPADCSRQIAAGFKSVRLVDITEAFVRLRYIKSPWERSQIRAAFKLADCAYAAMKKTVAPGVSEIEVAAAGEYAVRRRGASGFGFTAIVGSGRRSNAVVPTASSKKMTNGELVMIGIAPKVRGYAGVVGDVLAVNGKYTARQKECVKHLKEAFCLTREALAAGRPGCEIDAPARAYFTKVGLSKYLVCPFVHTIGLHEAESPFFGPNSKDVLKPGMTVCVDVSFFGHPEFNGVRIETGYEISNKGIIPLSPSMDTHFTV
- a CDS encoding protein-L-isoaspartate(D-aspartate) O-methyltransferase; translation: MSKTFLPGIFLVMQLFFNADYAASQNRQSADTGDWPEEREAMVRTLRAHGMRDERVLAAMAKVRRHMFIPENYRRRSDAYGDYPCPIGYDQTISQPYIVAYMTEKIKPEPGEKILEIGAGSGYQAAVLAECGAEVYSMEIVPALARHAQAALKKEGYNKVHVLAGDGYKGWPEHAPFNAIIVTCAPEDIPGALVDQLKDRGRMILPLGSAFQRLVILRKKDGKIFKEEDIPVRFVPMVKH
- a CDS encoding transcription antitermination factor NusB, which gives rise to MRNLSSRAVAAQIIARWLATGDFPNRILNSAPPSGAFVTEVVQGVVRWKRFLEWVIRQHVKSMPPPSLKSILLTGLYQILIMQNEADYAAVNETVKLTKSDFSKKQTDFVNAVLRRCAAERDSIAKAANKLPPGIRHSHPDLLLKRWTKARGAKATLRLCAWNNTRPDVFIKINLLRSPGLVRSFAAQLKRRGVLPSANFDGYFLLPRGLRIEDLPGYAEGMFLVIAPFAANAIDLLAPRPDENILDSCAAPGGKTFLIAEKMRFSGKLQAFDVSEDRILIMKTNFQRLQISDFAAIKKQNILGPMPADNRKYDRILADVPCSNTGVIRRKPDVRWRFSLNGLNLIVKTQTKMLDRLAPLLKPGGTLVYSTCSLEPEENRGQITKWLAKHPDFRLAGERSFFPPDSGTDGGYAAAITRR
- the argS gene encoding arginine--tRNA ligase, giving the protein MKTLSIEKMNVPANMLLTDWMRLNFKRAFPDADHGAVPLHVTHATRPEFGDYQCNAAMTLAKVLKMPPRAVAAQIIEKAVPQDWVAKMEVAGAGFINIFLSDEWLARRAEEIGRDPERGVPKSGHGRVVIIDYSSPNVAKPMHIGHIRSTVIGNALDRIHRFLGYRVISDNHLGDWGTQFGIIIMGYRNFLNQNALQNSPVEELERVYVKSYEKTAQDKDWMEQCRRELVKLQAGDRENTALWEQFVKFSMEEFDKIYRRLDVKFDFVRGESFYHKKLPPLISALAEKNIIRESEGALVAFLDENKLPPAIVRKSDGAFNYLATDIATVLSRNEEFQPEKIIYVTDERQQLHFKQLFAVCRRMGIKTGLEHVWFGLMRLPQGTFSTREGNVIKLEKLLDEAEARAFELVREINPEMPAEEQKEVARAVGIGAVKYADLCQNPQSVVTFNWDKAMALNGNSAPYLQYTYARIRSVENKYFAAFPQKDFHSFDILLKEPQERNLALILARFAEIVPLAAQLYKPNVLADYLYQLASEYNLFYQNVPFLKAADGIRESRVRLGSIIAGVLKQGLQLLGIDTPERI
- a CDS encoding thymidylate synthase; amino-acid sequence: MQNIPVLNVSEATLAEAYEKALIALHMHGIPFQTQYDKPGDPPSLDCTMNITVLEPLTDPMIHKAFPGGIEDLREYVMEVQGAKDHWVKNMNDADDTRWEYTYHGRLKNYGQWREIHDNRSSPAGHFSVDQIEGVIKKLVSQPFTRQAQMITWMPNIDLECYDPPCLQSLWYRIVEDRQGGRWLNCNIRFRSNDAWGAAFMNMFGFIIFNKEVIAAEVGRRSGREVQLGRLNWQVDSFHIYGKDIESAKQRLFDRLPLTKFEDRVFHFHAPEIREIYDQAEPAILEKIRHEDAKH